A portion of the Streptomyces sp. NBC_01335 genome contains these proteins:
- a CDS encoding pyridoxal phosphate-dependent aminotransferase produces the protein MPLFDISPPVRPISLPSEVRDAALNAGPATPPAGLFTPVVDDATLEVFRRAVDPEDPYELRELWLGRVEHRLGTHALRPEQAERWRNSTVRRQVTAEEVLTSRATVRFVKELFNSYFRDDLYGRLRQDARYILSSGSVDEERWGLPETIKDTLRYALSRDWYGYSDSCGRAPARDAVAAYESARIADVTYTAENVALTMGGTFAVSSLADFVLTGSTHNSPALCAIPNYPPLVEAIARRTPVTLVPVSSDDGVMSVDPVIAALTPDTPFVMLQTAANPTGAGVAEADLERLVRAASPNTMILLDECHEWLGPKREFGKFRAASNVIRVSSLSKNWSAPGVKAGWIMADAAFIAAYYEYASTSFGGPPSFLYTAIEVLARMERWMITGVTEVRAAELAEFEKTYELQRAGLQAAYDGYRQERHSREAALATLRDASGARLAEVAHVLRPEYSINTAVAFDRWDDSYLCFRELLRETGVSVYPGILNFGFGSGVVRLTTARPWTVLDPAFERIRATVRRDEAVHA, from the coding sequence ATGCCCCTGTTCGACATCTCTCCGCCCGTACGCCCGATCAGCCTGCCCAGCGAGGTGCGCGACGCGGCCCTGAACGCCGGGCCGGCCACCCCTCCGGCCGGCCTGTTCACCCCGGTCGTGGATGACGCCACCCTGGAGGTCTTCCGGCGGGCCGTCGACCCGGAGGACCCCTACGAACTGCGCGAGCTCTGGCTCGGCCGCGTCGAGCACCGTCTCGGCACCCACGCCCTACGCCCCGAACAGGCCGAACGCTGGCGGAACTCGACCGTCCGCCGCCAGGTGACCGCCGAGGAGGTCCTCACCTCGCGGGCGACCGTCCGCTTCGTCAAGGAGCTCTTCAACTCCTACTTCCGCGACGACCTCTACGGACGCCTCCGGCAGGACGCGCGGTACATCCTCTCCAGCGGCTCCGTCGACGAGGAGCGGTGGGGGCTCCCCGAGACCATCAAGGACACCCTCCGCTACGCCCTGTCCCGCGACTGGTACGGATACTCCGACTCCTGCGGGCGCGCCCCCGCGCGGGATGCCGTCGCCGCCTACGAGAGCGCCCGCATCGCGGACGTCACCTACACGGCCGAGAACGTCGCCCTCACCATGGGCGGCACCTTCGCCGTCAGCTCCCTCGCCGACTTCGTCCTGACGGGCTCGACGCACAACTCCCCGGCCCTGTGCGCCATTCCCAACTACCCGCCGCTCGTGGAGGCCATCGCCCGCCGCACACCGGTCACGCTGGTCCCGGTCTCCTCGGACGACGGCGTGATGTCGGTCGACCCGGTCATCGCCGCGCTGACCCCCGACACGCCGTTCGTCATGCTCCAGACCGCGGCCAACCCCACGGGCGCCGGTGTCGCCGAGGCCGACCTGGAGCGGCTCGTCCGCGCCGCCTCGCCCAACACCATGATCCTCCTCGACGAGTGCCACGAATGGCTCGGCCCGAAGCGGGAGTTCGGCAAGTTCCGCGCGGCCTCCAACGTCATCCGGGTCTCCAGCCTGTCCAAGAACTGGTCGGCCCCGGGCGTCAAGGCCGGCTGGATCATGGCGGACGCGGCGTTCATCGCCGCCTATTACGAGTACGCCTCCACCAGCTTCGGCGGTCCCCCCTCGTTCCTCTACACCGCCATCGAGGTCCTCGCCCGCATGGAGCGCTGGATGATCACAGGGGTCACCGAGGTGCGCGCGGCCGAACTGGCCGAGTTCGAGAAGACCTACGAACTCCAGCGCGCCGGCCTGCAGGCCGCGTACGACGGCTACCGCCAGGAACGGCACTCCCGCGAGGCCGCGCTCGCCACCCTGCGCGACGCCAGCGGCGCCCGCCTCGCCGAGGTCGCGCACGTCCTGCGGCCCGAGTACTCCATCAACACGGCCGTCGCCTTCGACCGCTGGGACGACTCCTACCTCTGCTTCCGTGAACTCCTGCGCGAGACGGGCGTCTCGGTCTATCCCGGCATCCTCAACTTCGGCTTCGGCAGCGGCGTCGTCCGACTCACCACCGCGCGCCCCTGGACCGTCCTCGACCCGGCCTTCGAGCGGATCCGGGCCACCGTGCGACGGGATGAGGCCGTCCATGCCTGA
- a CDS encoding acyl carrier protein: MSSGPRAGGSPAHAGLPVPPDLAAVLDVVRGLLTEPVPAWGPEQADVPLADLGFDSLRTVGLLVEVETALDVELPQDRVTADTFRTTRTLADAVHETRHAHG; encoded by the coding sequence ATGAGCAGCGGCCCCCGCGCCGGCGGGAGCCCGGCACACGCCGGACTCCCGGTCCCGCCCGATCTCGCGGCGGTCCTGGACGTGGTCCGCGGGCTCCTGACCGAACCGGTGCCGGCGTGGGGCCCCGAGCAGGCCGATGTCCCCCTCGCGGACCTCGGCTTCGACTCGCTGCGCACCGTGGGGCTCCTGGTCGAGGTCGAGACCGCCCTCGACGTCGAACTGCCCCAGGACAGGGTCACCGCCGACACCTTCCGTACCACCCGCACCCTCGCCGACGCCGTCCACGAGACCCGGCACG
- a CDS encoding SIS domain-containing protein: MTAPARPPAATGPMDAAVLGRQSGRLAADLRDLAGFLPDRVGTAWHELYGPDGAGGTPRSVCLVGDGDSVHAGTAAEAAFEHLAHLPCEVQPAQRFLGYHVRTAAPGTLVVAVSASGRTERVLQGVAAARARGLRTLGISGSATSPLADATDAHVAVGLPDLEPSPGIRTHQASLVALLVLALRAAETTRGTEWATRTRAELPGLADGIAATEAAVRERASAWGRTLTDAPVIAVLGTGPAEGTAGYAAAKVVEGAGVHAYGRDLEEWWHVERFAAPLDTPLVVLAPHGPARPRALELAERALALGRRVALVTPAEGTEDLDDRIVLLPVHGTAREEFAPLLHQIFAAHLALGIARGLGRSPFQRHRPTGPALR, translated from the coding sequence ATGACCGCCCCGGCCCGCCCGCCCGCGGCAACGGGACCCATGGACGCCGCCGTCCTCGGCCGCCAGAGCGGACGCCTCGCGGCCGACCTCCGCGACCTCGCCGGCTTCCTCCCCGACCGCGTCGGTACGGCCTGGCACGAGCTGTACGGTCCCGACGGGGCGGGCGGGACCCCGCGCTCCGTCTGCCTGGTGGGCGACGGCGACTCCGTGCACGCGGGCACCGCCGCCGAGGCCGCCTTCGAGCACCTCGCACACCTGCCCTGCGAAGTTCAGCCCGCCCAGCGCTTCCTCGGCTACCACGTGCGTACGGCCGCCCCCGGCACCCTCGTCGTGGCCGTCTCGGCCTCCGGCCGCACCGAACGCGTCCTCCAGGGCGTCGCCGCGGCCCGTGCCCGAGGACTCCGTACCCTTGGCATCAGCGGATCGGCCACCAGCCCGCTCGCCGACGCCACCGACGCCCACGTCGCCGTCGGCCTGCCCGACCTCGAACCGTCCCCCGGCATCCGCACCCACCAGGCGAGCCTGGTCGCCCTGCTGGTGCTGGCGCTCCGTGCCGCGGAGACCACCCGCGGCACGGAGTGGGCCACTCGCACCCGCGCCGAACTCCCCGGCCTCGCCGACGGGATCGCCGCGACCGAGGCGGCCGTCCGCGAGCGGGCCTCCGCATGGGGACGGACCCTGACCGACGCCCCCGTGATCGCCGTCCTCGGCACCGGCCCCGCCGAGGGCACGGCAGGCTACGCAGCCGCCAAGGTCGTCGAGGGCGCCGGAGTCCACGCGTACGGCCGGGACCTGGAGGAGTGGTGGCACGTGGAGCGGTTCGCCGCCCCCCTGGACACCCCTCTCGTGGTGCTCGCCCCGCACGGACCTGCCCGGCCCCGCGCCCTGGAGCTCGCCGAGCGCGCCCTCGCCCTCGGACGTCGGGTCGCCCTCGTCACGCCCGCCGAGGGGACCGAGGACCTCGACGACCGGATCGTCCTCCTTCCGGTGCACGGCACCGCACGCGAGGAGTTCGCCCCGCTGCTCCACCAGATCTTCGCGGCCCACCTCGCTCTCGGGATCGCCCGCGGGCTGGGCCGCAGCCCCTTCCAGAGGCACCGCCCGACCGGCCCCGCCCTCCGATGA
- a CDS encoding BtpA/SgcQ family protein, giving the protein MPEFRLPPGRKTVIGMIHLQPLPGTPFHEEGDFRDILETAVASARALAAGGADGCLIQTVDRVYSTEDASDPARTVAMGLITDAAVRAVAGTPGFLVGVQIMRNALSASLAVAKVSGGHFIRAGALVGMTLSPHGMVTPDPLAVAEYRKRISAGSVGMIADVDSMHFRWFGGEKPTAEVARAARGMGADAVALGDPDEARTHELIASVRRAAPGLPVVLAGHTDHTNAARLLADADGAFVGTCLEEGGWGGRIDADRVRAYVDIARSLESR; this is encoded by the coding sequence ATGCCTGAGTTCCGCCTCCCGCCGGGCCGCAAGACCGTCATCGGCATGATCCACCTCCAGCCGCTCCCCGGCACCCCCTTCCACGAGGAAGGAGACTTCCGGGACATCCTGGAGACGGCCGTCGCCTCCGCCCGGGCGCTCGCCGCCGGCGGAGCCGACGGTTGCCTGATCCAGACCGTCGACCGCGTCTACTCCACCGAGGACGCCAGCGACCCGGCGCGCACGGTCGCGATGGGCCTGATCACCGACGCGGCCGTCCGGGCCGTGGCCGGCACGCCCGGCTTCCTCGTCGGCGTCCAGATCATGCGCAACGCCCTCAGCGCCTCCCTCGCCGTCGCCAAGGTGTCCGGAGGCCACTTCATCCGGGCCGGCGCGCTTGTCGGGATGACCCTCAGCCCGCACGGCATGGTCACCCCCGACCCGCTCGCCGTCGCCGAGTACCGCAAGCGGATCTCCGCCGGGTCCGTGGGGATGATCGCCGACGTCGACTCGATGCACTTCCGCTGGTTCGGCGGGGAGAAGCCCACCGCGGAGGTCGCCCGCGCGGCCCGCGGCATGGGCGCCGATGCCGTCGCCCTCGGAGACCCGGACGAGGCACGCACCCACGAGCTGATCGCCTCCGTCCGCCGCGCCGCCCCGGGCCTCCCCGTCGTCCTCGCCGGCCACACCGACCACACCAACGCCGCCCGGCTGCTCGCCGACGCGGACGGGGCCTTCGTCGGCACGTGCCTCGAAGAGGGCGGCTGGGGCGGCCGGATCGACGCCGACCGGGTCCGCGCCTACGTCGACATCGCCCGCTCCCTGGAGTCCCGATGA
- a CDS encoding TauD/TfdA family dioxygenase — protein MAQPAVGFPATAADFPGEILDGIDRDLVRYGLGVVRLDEPLPNGLFRKLGSALGTVTPETAPDIQSYVEDGVVLNLRADAGITQDVSLQPFASNPLSLHSEGSGRAVADQPRYIVLMCVEPGDNSASTVLVSMDEVAAGLDAEDLRLLRATRYADAPGVPPVVRSQGDHVVFAFRDFQQDTLRWVCEADGASPEAVNGALGRLLTRMYEARGASGVLWSRGLLVVIDNTRFFHGRTAGLPRAAARTRHLKRLRIR, from the coding sequence TTGGCGCAGCCTGCCGTAGGATTCCCGGCCACGGCAGCGGACTTCCCCGGGGAGATCCTCGACGGGATCGACAGGGACCTCGTCCGGTACGGGCTCGGCGTCGTCCGGCTGGACGAGCCGCTTCCCAACGGCCTTTTCAGGAAGCTGGGTTCGGCACTCGGGACCGTGACACCCGAGACCGCTCCCGACATCCAGTCCTACGTTGAGGACGGTGTCGTCCTCAACCTCCGGGCCGATGCCGGAATCACGCAGGACGTCTCCCTCCAGCCCTTCGCCAGCAACCCCCTGTCCCTGCACAGCGAGGGCAGCGGACGCGCCGTCGCGGACCAGCCCCGCTACATCGTGCTCATGTGCGTGGAACCGGGCGACAACTCCGCCTCCACCGTCCTCGTCTCCATGGACGAGGTCGCCGCCGGCCTCGACGCCGAGGACCTCCGCCTGCTCCGCGCCACCCGCTACGCCGACGCCCCCGGCGTGCCCCCCGTCGTGCGGTCCCAGGGGGACCACGTGGTCTTCGCCTTCCGCGATTTCCAGCAGGACACCCTGCGCTGGGTCTGCGAGGCGGACGGAGCCTCGCCGGAGGCCGTCAACGGCGCCCTCGGCCGCCTGCTCACCCGCATGTACGAAGCCCGGGGCGCTTCGGGCGTGCTCTGGTCCCGTGGGCTGCTCGTCGTCATCGACAACACCCGGTTCTTCCACGGGCGCACGGCCGGGCTGCCCCGAGCGGCGGCCAGGACACGCCATCTCAAGAGGCTCCGCATCCGCTGA
- a CDS encoding cupin domain-containing protein yields MDTVFDPDKHVRNIYTSPEVKLLNSRGEVIPGILGTVGAGELIEGGVAIGADRIIMESGSCFDLHTHPGAHILFVLSSRGYIHINGVDYEMGAGDTVFVPANYAHGVKTNLHVPEPLEILAFGVPHMPLESAERMTLVEE; encoded by the coding sequence ATGGACACCGTCTTCGACCCGGACAAGCACGTCCGGAACATCTACACCTCGCCCGAGGTCAAACTGCTCAACTCCCGGGGTGAAGTCATCCCGGGCATCCTCGGCACCGTCGGCGCCGGCGAACTGATCGAGGGCGGCGTGGCCATCGGGGCCGACCGCATCATCATGGAGTCCGGCTCCTGCTTCGACCTGCACACCCACCCCGGCGCGCACATCCTCTTCGTCCTCAGCTCCCGCGGCTACATCCATATCAACGGTGTGGACTACGAGATGGGCGCCGGCGACACGGTGTTCGTCCCAGCCAACTACGCGCACGGCGTGAAGACCAACCTGCACGTCCCCGAGCCGCTGGAGATCCTGGCCTTCGGCGTGCCGCACATGCCGCTGGAGTCCGCCGAACGCATGACCCTGGTGGAGGAGTGA